In Sciurus carolinensis chromosome 4, mSciCar1.2, whole genome shotgun sequence, the sequence agcaattttTGATTCTTATCCTAAATAGTAAATGATTGATCACCATGTTTGGGTACTACTTTTCCTTCtaaggaaatattaaatattgttttcaataCTTCTGccacttcttcctccttcagAGTCTTAAACTCCACCAGGTCCATGTTGTCCTTATAATTGAATCTCCTGTAGGTGAGGGTGAGGCCCATTAAACAGTGAACACCTTCTAGTGTCTGCAAGGAACAAAGTGATGTGCTTGTAAACACAGATGCTGGAGATGTCTGAAGGTATGTATTCATGGTCTCAAAATCTTCAATTGTTCGAGGTTCAAGAGTAAAGGAGTAGATTTTTCGGTATTTATTCTTCTCGAGGAGGTCAGAATTAAGAAATTCTTGGTTTGGAATGTGTTGTTCTCTTCTGATTTGGTCCAGGTACCAGATGCCTTTCTCCTCTGTCAAGCGGAAGATGCCTGGAAACTGAGACTGATCCTTCCCAGAAATTAATTCCAGGGGCTGCCACATCTGGTAGGAGAATCCATATGCAGCATCAACGATATAGTTCTTACCACTGATAGTCACTTGCAGTAGAAGGTGAACCATACCATTGCTGTATTTGTTTACTGGAGTGATATAAACATATCCTCCCAACATGGTGGTCTGAAAACCCATTGTGGTCAGAGCCCAGTATAGAAGATGATTGACCTGGAGACACCACCCACCCCGCTTCCTCCTCACAACTTGATCAAAAACGGTCTTCAAGTCCAGCTCCATAGACTCCCCACAATGGATGTTAAGGTTCTCAAAGGGGACAGCTTGGATCTGGTACTGAAGAATGTCAGTTAATGTTTCCAAGTCCAGTTTGTTCCTGGAGTTCTTATAGccaattctttcaaaatattcttcaatGTCCATGGTCCCtaagtaaggaaaataaaacaaaaagaaattatactGCTTTTGCACTTGAATTTCCTGGAGAGATGAACTTTTGCCAgagtgtattttaaatatatagatacaAACAGTGCCTGCAAATACCTGTAATAAATCTTTTGCTTTGATTGGATGGAGTGACATACATTCATAGTTCACTAAAAGTCCCAGGGACCCTAGCAGGAAAGTTTtatcatttcttccatttttcaagtatcagaaactggaaatccaagCTAAATGATGAGTCAAATGACAATCAGTTTAGATGTGTTTTTCTTGGTGATGACTAACCATGAGATTCCAATTGGTATCCATTAAGATAGACTTCTAAATGGTTCTTGATGCAAATAGGAGAGTTCTACAGTAGAGTGAATGGTATTCATGTATTTGACCCACTCAAATTCCCCTTTTGCAGAATCTTATATGAGTTCTGtattcaaaatttatattgatTCAATATCAATTGATTGGTTTAATGAATATGTTACTGGGCTGGAGGTATATCTTGTTGGTAGAGTGTGTGATAAAATATGCGAGGTCTTGGGTCAATTTCTTAGTACTATGATTAAATAAAGtgataaatattcaattaaaaattgtACTTTGTGCCCTTTGAAGTCTTACAATTTTGTGGGAGTTAGAATGACACAGATATAAAAGAGTTGATAAGTAAAACTTCTTAGATAAAACTTCTTCAAAATTCCTCTAATCTGTAAGAGTGTAGTAAGATCCATGGGAAATAATAAAGCAAAGAATAGGCCTAGCAGGTTCACGGGGAGAGTTTCAAGGTCCAATAACGTAGTTGAAGAAAGCCACACTAAGACCTAAAGGATGCTGGACAGTGGGCTCTGTGGACATGTGTGGGGAAGAGGGCTCCTAACACAGGATGATTGTCAGTTTTCATATGAAAGCAAAGGTAACAGGAAGTGAAAAGCTGTGTGCTGGAAGCTGCCTAGAGTGTTGTAGGAACATCTAGGAAATGAGAGTGATACAAGTCaactgaatgagaaaaagagtGGATTGAGATGATATCAGACAGGTAACAGTGACTTTATGGGCATTGTTGGTATTCTGGATTTACTCttagatgaaaaattaaataatggaaCTGGGTAAGAGTTATGACTTGACAATACTTTCCATAATCAGAGTGATCTTTCTGGCTGTGGTAAGAAGAATGGGTTGTACATATTTAGCTTCACAGATAGTCACATGAACCAGGAAGGACCAGTTGAAAACAATTTTGGTCTGGATCCAGTGCTTGGCTCACGACAGGCGTGTGGCCCAGCTAGACAAAGAGATGTGTTGATGGACTTTCTGATGTGGGACTGAAAGCTCGTAGGCTATCAACCAAATCTATTGGGAGAAGCTATAAAGAGAAACACtaacaacataaataaaagagaagatgagaagaGGATTTGATGAAACCTAAAGCTGTGTTTTTAGAGTCAggtaatatgagaaaaaaagtacCTTACTTGATTTAATCCACTTAGCAATGATTTGTAACTTGCTATCCAAGAACTTTATCTCCTGAGACTTCATGGCAGTCGTACTCAGACCTTTGTAATTTGCCACAGCCTCAGATGACATGATACAAAGGGTCCTGCCCCTAGGCTGGTTAGTGATAAGCTAAGtatgtctgttttctttcttgaaagctctctctccctctccctccccctccctctttttgATCTAGTGATCCTTCTCATGTTGCCAGTACTTCCTACCATCTATGTTCTTGATGTTCATGACATATCCCCTAAGTCTGTTAGACTATGTGCGTTTTTCCTCTTCCTAACTTGTATTAGCACCCTTCCTCGaccttgactttctttttttaaaatatatttttagttgtcaattgatcttttatttaatttatttatatgtggttctgagtattgaacccaggacttcacacatgccaggcaagcgctctaccactgagccacacaccagCCCTTCCTCAACCTTTACACAGCTTCATATCTGGAGAGAACAAATGGTATCCAGTCAGACCAGCCCAAACTTCCTTTTGGCTTATAAGTCGGAATCTGCACAGAGTATAAAAGGAAGAGAGTAGAAGTctgagttatatatatatatatatatatatatatatatgttttttggtCTGGTTCCAGTGCTTGGCTCATGACAGGcatgtcatatatatatgtatgtcagaaattgctttgtatttctttgggaATACTATAGtttgttttcaattgttttttctctctactttctgctcagctctcctcttcctccaatgactattctttgtgttttcttaagGCAAAATATCAAGCATTTGCAGGTCCATTAGAACAAAACCAGTTCTTCTTGGGGGCCTCAATACAAAAAATACGTTTGAGCCAAATAATACTTGGTATTGTAACTCAACCTAAGCAATTTTGTAGTGCTAAAGCTGTGTTTCAAGGCTGAAGTGCTGAAAACACTTGGAAAGTTGTTGACCAGGAATGAGCTACTTAAAACACTCTTTGCTTTACGTGTTGATTGGTGGTATCTCTGTGCAGGGGTAGACCCTTTCCCTTCAGTTTGATCATCAATGGAGGACAGGACTGGAAGTAGGCAATGTGAACATACAGAGAACCCAAGGAAAGCTCTCAGAAAGTCACTAAGTACCTGTCTTAGTAAGTTGAACACAGGATGACTGTTTTAATATGAAAGTCTTAGGATGTTTCTTCTTCTTGGTGCAACTTctagaaataacagaaaagttaGTTTCAAAAATAGACAATATGACTTTTCTTGATAACAAAAGGGTAGAGTTTTGGACCACAAATTATGAAGAAATCCTAAAAATCACAGAGGGATGCAAGTTCATAGTAAAGTGAACTTATGAATTGGAATAGGAATGGTGTACAAAGTAAAATCATAAGAAATGGAAGCAACACTAATGGGTTGTAAGCCTAGAGGTTCTGGAAGTCACCAGGAGGAGGCACAGAGACAACAAACCAGATGACTAGCTGCCATGGGAACAGCCAGAAATGACGAACCATGTCCCAGGCCCACGATTGCCACCAAGATTTATACCAATCACATCACACACCAGTATGTACTTGCAGCACCTGGCCTTCTTCAAAGGGACAATTATAATTGGGGATCTTGGGTAAGTAAAGGGAAAGTAATGCACTTAAAGTAGGTTGTccccagaaaggaggaaggatcaTTCACAGAATATATGCCATTACAGCATCTATTGATCAAGAAGTTCGAGTCCAATCTCAGGCAGACATTTCACCAGTCACAATAACATGCAAAAATGTCATGTCAAAAAGACAAGTAATGGAAGAGGAAAATCAACCTGAATAGAAAGAAGTTCTTCACAGATCCTTGGcagtttaaaatacataaaatggacTCAATAACGAAGAGTGAAAAAATAGTGGTGAAATAATGTGGCTTATGAAAAGAAAGTTTTCAGAAATAAGAATACTAGTTAAGGACAAAAAGAGAGGTAATACATAATGAATGATAAATAGGAAAAACTATATTGATGTAGCATAATACCATTAGTTATATGCCAACTTTtcccattactgtaacaaatacctgagataactcaatttaaaaagagTAAGGATTTATCAGAGCTCATAGGTATGGAGTTTTCATGTGGTGGAAGAGGCTGCTCAACTTATGGTAGACAGGAAGccgagagacaggaaggggctggagtgCCAATATCCTATTCAAGGGTGCACCCCCAGTGCCTGGGAAACCTCCCAGCAGActccaccttttaaaggttctaccaccttccaGTTATGCCATGGGCTGGGACCAACCCTTTAACACATGTGACTTTGGAGAGCACTTATCCAAATAATAACCAATTCTGCCTTGGCCCCCAAATGTTTGTGTCCATCTCTTAATGTGAAACACATTTAGTCTATTTCCAACATACCAAAAGTTTTATCTGTTCTATgttgctcaaaagtccaagttcagAGTTTCCTTTGAGACACAAGGCAAAATAAGAGTTTGTGATcacctgtaaaattaaaaaaaattttaaaaattatgtacttCCAAGATAAAATGGCACAGGGTAAAAACTCCTATTCCACGAGGAAGaagaaacagtaataaaatgGAGGGAGCCAACAAAAACCCAGCAGGGTGAACATTAAGTCCTCATGTTACTGTTCAAAGTTTGTTTTTGCCCACTGCATGACCACCAGTATTTAGAGGAAAGAGTTGGTGGGAAGGAATCAGgtttcttattctctctctctctctctctctctctctcaattgcAATAAGCTAGCTTGATAAGGAAAATGACCAGATTCTTGCTAATGGCCATCTCAAATAATTCAGgtaaacaaaactattttttctctttctacatgttcacattttcttattggtgcattatagttgtacataacaatggaattttttttactacatattcatacatgcacaataggacaatataatttggccaatatcacttcccctccctccctgcttcccacccATGGTCCCTTCCTCTACttatctccctttgattttcacgAGATTCCCCccaccctgcacacacacatttttcttttgctttttcctctctagcttccacttacaagagaaaacattcaacccttgaccttctgagtctggcttatttcacttaacgtaatgATCTGAAGTTTCATAcattttcctgaaataatttaatttttatttatgactgaataaaacaccactgtgtatatctaccacattttctttatttgttcatctgctgatggacacctaggctggttccatagtgtgggtattgtgaattgtggGGCTACCAACACGGGCATGCATGTGT encodes:
- the LOC124983865 gene encoding arylamine N-acetyltransferase 2-like, which translates into the protein MDIEEYFERIGYKNSRNKLDLETLTDILQYQIQAVPFENLNIHCGESMELDLKTVFDQVVRRKRGGWCLQVNHLLYWALTTMGFQTTMLGGYVYITPVNKYSNGMVHLLLQVTISGKNYIVDAAYGFSYQMWQPLELISGKDQSQFPGIFRLTEEKGIWYLDQIRREQHIPNQEFLNSDLLEKNKYRKIYSFTLEPRTIEDFETMNTYLQTSPASVFTSTSLCSLQTLEGVHCLMGLTLTYRRFNYKDNMDLVEFKTLKEEEVAEVLKTIFNISLEGKVVPKHGDQSFTI